The Fulvia fulva chromosome 6, complete sequence genome includes a window with the following:
- a CDS encoding MFS-type transporter ppsE has product MACPTQLDLESQTPQSEKQPPTPSSLQPDECSPAYNSSTAQKCLVVFTTSFITLSASFSSTSLFSAADQIAGDFGTTAVVINASSAGVLFTMSVSTFIWGPIATLTGRLAAWYACIVALLFFTMAGALSPNLSTFIAFRVLSGFQGTFFHVTGQTILAEYFPPTSRGTATGFFLCGTVLGSPLGPLVAGVVVTYQSWRVILWVQVGMIAIGLLFSFLFLRKGCSPALIPKDDETTLMSHVVHALNPMKVLGLMKYPNVLLTDIACGLLAWSQYALLSSPRHILVSQFNLNTPLISGLFYLSPTAGFLFGTIIGGRFSDHTVRQWIKRRDGIRLPQDRLRSGFASFFFVIPAASLIFGWCIEEQVGGLAIPIVTAFFSAAGLLAALAGLNTYCAEVMPKRRSDAIASKYVVQYTFSALATATCVPMIDAIGVGWQSTISTILVLVAGGLCITVALYGINMQIWVDRKCSHGTGSEPVSTASSAVNTPTRT; this is encoded by the exons ATGGCGTGTCCTACCCAACTCGACCTCGAGAGTCAAACACCTCAATCCGAGAAGCAGCCCCCTACTCCAAGCTCGCTACAACCGGACGAATGCTCTCCTGCCTACAACAGCTCAACGGCACAAAAATGTCTGGTAGTCTTCACAACATCGTTCATCACCTTATCGGCATCCTTTAGCAGCACATCCCTTTTCTCCGCAGCGGACCAGATTGCAGGCGACTTCGGTACGACAGCAGTGGTTATCAATGCATCCAGTGCTGGTGTCTTGTTTACAATGAGTGTGTCGACTTTTATATGGGGCCCTATAGCGACA cttaccggcCGTCTGGCTGCATGGTACGCCTGTATCGTTGCCTTGCTCTTCTTCACCATGGCGGGGGCTCTATCGCCGAATTTGAGCACATTCATCGCCTTCAGAGTGCTATCTGGCTTTCAGGGGACGTTCTTCCACGTCACAGGCCAGACCATCCTTGCTGAGTACTTCCCACCAACGTCTCGAGGCACCGCAACCGGATTCTTTCTCTGTGGCACAGTACTAGGATCGCCACTTGGACCACTCGTCGCTGGAGTCGTCGTAACATATCAGAGCTGGCGAGTTATTCTCTGGGTTCAGGTCGGCATGATCGCCATCGGTCTCCTCTTCTCCTTCCTCTTTTTGAGGAAAGGCTGTAGCCCAGCGCTAATACCAAAAGACGATGAGACCACGCTCATGTCACATGTCGTCCATGCTTTGAACCCGATGAAGGTGCTCGGGCTGATGAAGTACCCCAATGTACTGCTCACAGACATAGCATGCGGTCTCCTGGCTTGGTCGCAGTACGCACTTCTATCCAGTCCACGGCACATCCTCGTATCACAATTCAACCTGAACACACCTCTGATATCAGGCCTCTTCTACCTCTCACCAACAGCAGGTTTCCTGTTCGGCACCATAATCGGTGGCAGATTCTCAGACCACACAGTCCGACAGTGGATCAAACGCCGAGACGGCATCCGTCTACCACAAGATCGACTACGAAGTGGCTTCGCATCTTTCTTCTTCGTAATCCCGGCAGCTTCTTTGATCTTTGGCTGGTGTATCGAAGAACAGGTAGGCGGCTTGGCGATACCGATCGTGACCGCCTTCTTCTCAGCAGCAGGGCTGCTTGCGGCACTCGCTGGTCTGAACACCTACTGTGCGGAAGTCATGCCCAAGCGTCGGTCAGATGCTATCGCGAGCAAGTACGTGGTGCAGTACACCTTCTCGGCGCTGGCGACTGCGACGTGCGTGCCCATGATTGATGCCATCGGTGTTGGGTGGCAGAGCACCATTAGCACGATCTTGGTGTTAGTTGCTGGCGGGCTGTGCATCACCGTTGCATTATACGGTATCAACATGCAGATCTGGGTGGACAGGAAGTGCAGTCATGGTACTGGGAGCGAGCCAGTATCGACAGCGTCATCAGCAGTCAACACACCAACGCGGACGTAA
- a CDS encoding Pre-mRNA cleavage factor Im subunit 2, which produces MSPGACCCYMYQWFLKHCSIMSTVTPAHQLSSVPAKDILPFQSRQQPAVRLYPLSNYTFGTKETQPEEDASVKDRLKRLEEYYEKHGMRRSCEAILVCHEHNHPHVLMLQIANAFFKLPGDYIPHDVDEIEGFKTRLNDRLAPTGSLAEKDDHDWNVFDTLAQWYRPNFETFMYPFLPPHVTRPKECKKLYFIQLPTEKVLSVPKNMKLLAVPLFELYDNSQRYGPQLSAIPHYLSRYRWEFVDEDGKIVSWTPGGEVDERVKTKILAGGENGHAESGADPDVKMETKGEEPAAA; this is translated from the exons ATGTCACCTGGCGCGTGTTGCTGCTACATGTACCAATGGTTCTTGAAGCATTGCTCCATCATGTCGACCGTCACACCCGCGCATCAGCTATCGTCAGTACCTGCGAAAGACATCCTCCCATTTCAGAGCCGCCAGCAACCCGCCGTCCGGTTATACCCACTCAGCAACTACACATTCGGCACCAAGGAAACACAACCAGAAGAGGATGCTTCAGTAAAAGACCGACTAAAGCGACTGGAAGAATACTACGAGAAACATGGCATGCGAAGATCCTGCGAAGCCATTCTCGTCTGCCATGAACACAACCATCCGCATGTCCTGATGCTGCAAATCGCCAATGCCTTCTTCAAGCT CCCTGGCGACTACATCCCTCACGACGTCGACGAGATTGAAGGCTTCAAGACCCGCCTGAACGACCGCCTTGCGCCTACCGGCTCTCTCGCCGAGAAAGACGACCACGACTGGAACGTGTTCGACACACTCGCTCAGTGGTACCGCCCGAACTTCGAAACATTCATGTATCCATTCCTACCACCGCACGTAACGCGCCCGAAAGAGTGCAAGAAGCTGTACTTCATTCAGCTGCCGACAGAGAAGGTGTTGTCAGTACCCAAGAACATGAAGCTGCTTGCGGTGCCGCTGTTCGAGCTGTATGACAACAGTCAGAGGTACGGGCCGCAGCTTTCTGCGATACCGCATTACTTGAGCAGATATCGATGGGAATTCGTGGATGAGGATGGAAAGATCGTGAGTTGGACACCTGGAGGTGAGGTGGACGAGAGGGTGAAGACGAAGATCCTCGCAGGAGGAGAGAACGGACATGCAGAGAGTGGTGCAGACCCTGATGTCAAGATGGAGACCAAGGGTGAAGAACCTGCGGCGGCTTAG
- a CDS encoding putative glutamine amidotransferase DUG3, with protein MCRWFAYISATEPCLLEDVLVSPKHSLVKQVSDHYLPKLLPHEHDGDSENDVKARNIVMNFDGLGIAWYTSSNADFELGKTGQSSDGLQKEVPSSLDAESWQVVPAKLKVQGLRPALYKTIQPPRNDSNFLSICANSETKVLFAHIRASSGTAIANINNHPFVFGRHAFMHNGSASDFQAIKRDVVNELSPATYNRVSGGTDSEHIAALYMSYLTKFGTASTFENEYPIAEMAAAMHRAVATIMAIQQKNFGSKKKPNSLNLCATDGSKLIAYRFRNHKTSQSPSLYYSTKAGMTLNRKYPDHASGIETPNRWAGIPEEQHGKHLIIASEPSTYKEEDWEVIGRNQFLIADADGVFKVEDCPYYEGWDAADPPPPPPGTVMP; from the exons ATGTGTCG TTGGTTTGCCTACATATCAGCAACAGAGCCGTGTCTCCTGGAGGATGTCCTCGTCTCGCCAAAGCACTCCCTCGTCAAGCAAGTCTCGGACCACTATCTCCCAAAGCTCTTGCCCCATGAGCACGATGGCGACTCAGAGAACGATGTCAAAGCACGCAACATCGTCATGAA CTTCGATGGCCTCGGCATTGCCTGGTACACTTCCTCCAACGCCGACTTCGAGCTTGGCAAGACAGGCCAATCATCCGATGGCTTGCAGAAAGAAGTACCATCCTCCCTCGATGCAGAATCCTGGCAAGTCGTCCCTGCTAAACTGAAGGTGCAGGGTCTACGTCCAGCTCTCTACAAGACTATTCAGCCTCCACGGAATGACAGCAACTTCTTGTCGATATGTGCCAATTCGGAAACCAAAGTCTTGTTCGCCCATATCCGTGCTTCGTCTGGGACTGCGATAGCCAATATCAATAACCATCCTTTCGTATTTGGACGACACGCGTTCATGCACAACGGCTCTGCCAGTGATTTCCAGGCCATCAAGAGGGACGTTGTCAATGAGCTTTCGCCAGCTACTTACAACAGAGTTTCCGGTGGCACGGACTCTGA ACACATCGCCGCCCTCTACATGTCTTATCTGACCAAATTTGGCACCGCATCAACCTTCGAGAACGAGTACCCCATCGCCGAAATGGCCGCAGCAATGCACCGCGCCGTCGCCACAATCATGGCGATCCAACAAAAGAACTTCGGCTCCAAGAAGAAACCCAACTCTCTCAACCTCTGTGCCACGGACGGCTCGAAGCTGATTGCCTATCGCTTCCGCAACCACAAGACCTCTCAATCTCCGTCCCTCTACTACAGTACCAAGGCCGGCATGACGCTCAACAGAAAGTACCCGGATCATGCCAGTGGAATCGAGACTCCGAATCGCTGGGCCGGCATCCCTGAAGAGCAACATGGTAAGCACTTGATCATCGCCAGCGAGCCGAGCACGTACAAGGAGGAGGATTGGGAGGTGATTGGAAGGAACCAGTTTCTGATTGCGGATGCCGACGGGGTCTTCAAGGTGGAGGATTGTCCTTACTATGAGGGTTGGGATGCAGCTGATCCGCCTCCACCACCGCCGGGAACGGTGATGCCGTAA